ATAGTGTAAAAATAAGTAGTAAGCGCATAAGCATATGGTCTGACCTCTTAAATATATAGGAAGGCTAAGCCATCCTTGTTATGATGAAATAGACTCAGTAATGAGTCATATTTAGAATCTATATAATATTATTATACTGCGAAGAGGAGATGCGCATGCAACCTAATTTACGTCAAAGACATTTTTTAAAACTACTCGATTTTTCTAAAGAAGAGATTCTCTATCTTGTAGGGCTTGCTGAGGAGCTTAAAAAAGCGAAGCGAGCAGGAATGGAGCAACGACGATTAACAGGCAAAAATATCGCACTCATCTTCGAAAAATCATCAACACGTACCCGTTGTGCTTCAGAAGTTGCTGCGGCGGATCAGGGTGCGACAACTAGTTATCTCGGGAGCGATGGGACTCAGATCGGTACAAAAGAGTCGATGAAAGATACCGCGCGAGTATTGGGAGATATGTATGATGCGATTTTATATCGTGGATTTAGTCAAGATGTTTTAGAGAATGAGCTAGCAGCTTATGCCGGCGTTCCTGTCTATAATGGTCTGACTGATGAGTTTCACCCAACACAGATGCTTGCCGATCTTTTAACCATGAAAGAGAATAGTGATAAGTCGATCAGTGATTTTAGTTATGCTTATCTTGGTGATGCGCGAAATAATATGGGAAATTCTCATCTTGTGATGGCTGCAAAATTAGGTGTTGATTTTCGTGTTGGAGCGCCGAAGCATCTTTGGCCAGAGGCAGATCTTATTGCCAAATGCCAAGAGCTCGCTAAAGTAAGTGGTGCGACATTGACATTTACGGATAGTGCCGAGGAAGCAGTCAAAGGTGTTGACTTTATCCATACTGATGTTTGGGTTTCAATGGGAGAATCTGAAGATGCATGGCGTGAGCGTATCGCTCTTCTACAGCCTTACCAAGTCAATGGTCAATTAATGCAAGCAACAGGAAATAAAAATACTAAATTTATGCACTGCTTGCCGGCATTCCACAATCGTGAAACTTCTGTTGGTGAGTGGATCTATCAAACATTTGGTCTTGATGGTGTAGAGGTTACAGAAGAGGTGTTTGAAGGACCTCAGGCTATTCAGTTTCAGCAAGCCGGTAATAGAATGCATACGATCAAAGCGATTATGGTCGCAACTTTAGGATAGATCTATTTAGGATCTAGTTTAGCTAACTGGTTAGCCATTTAATCTT
This Ignatzschineria indica DNA region includes the following protein-coding sequences:
- the argF gene encoding ornithine carbamoyltransferase; protein product: MQPNLRQRHFLKLLDFSKEEILYLVGLAEELKKAKRAGMEQRRLTGKNIALIFEKSSTRTRCASEVAAADQGATTSYLGSDGTQIGTKESMKDTARVLGDMYDAILYRGFSQDVLENELAAYAGVPVYNGLTDEFHPTQMLADLLTMKENSDKSISDFSYAYLGDARNNMGNSHLVMAAKLGVDFRVGAPKHLWPEADLIAKCQELAKVSGATLTFTDSAEEAVKGVDFIHTDVWVSMGESEDAWRERIALLQPYQVNGQLMQATGNKNTKFMHCLPAFHNRETSVGEWIYQTFGLDGVEVTEEVFEGPQAIQFQQAGNRMHTIKAIMVATLG